One genomic region from Colletes latitarsis isolate SP2378_abdomen chromosome 10, iyColLati1, whole genome shotgun sequence encodes:
- the Su(sable) gene encoding suppressor of sable, protein MALESVSAAETLIQSNNDNDLEDGEIPSDEDDEPVPPPVIDDTVKNASKADTSKNKTFDSKFSKNKKPSVQGGSKHDRFLKYKSPTEDWAGDVEKAIRAALEEDGARNQDSKSKNKNNRNKSRKRLRDEREEDRSKDQKRRKVSDDENVNDDEDEMLFVRGASPVRKDSQENSSPRHTNEHENFDSNSDYDERPNVNRHRDNDTKRGNTRGGGGGGGRRGGKNERGGKNKTRGQMRNDRNGRRNQNNDHNQDPDAICVYYMQGKCHRGDDCPFSHNALPPRKMELCKFYLMDCCAKRDKCLYMHHDFPCKFFHTGLKCNQGENCKFSHQPLNEQVKGILLKHLETAPKEILGDFPRLSRDGAMLMINNTARTLAQGQEVTNQKIPSLFDLNVTAPINTTEKSNEKEEKEEHTPQQKSVRERKPSGKKTRWGSDEDRVPYEQIMLLQSANEFGLQLPNAALGLATQQQLHQKPLIPQSIPNMDFYTEANSELNKNTLSKVRDREDFTKDVEEDEILEQAKKKDTSVLENSKDIDLRQLLKTSKKSPPVVSIADEVANLTKSKFDEESDQDEETDLVIEVPTEDDDKQKDKSTDQEETTCTANEQSINLSASSPHAEEQEVPTHLPKKAQELFMRIQQQQRAAQDSFKNMENECSTRNTDQILEDWYSDDEDDDDDDEGGNLTIVLSNKDTSKEENEFTEKTQNIVIKEEFQPQTSTPAIPQPAAIVDKLGDLSKIDISAEVSKLLSSLKAHSSTTSKSGQQSANGQDYLSKVKSSPDRMSSDESNSQNKMSIGTTFSTSSQLMKIENETSSPRSSPGMSSVPVSRDPRMSRDPRQRRDEQKSSSPSRIECKKESKHLRLETSIYSSGITAVDTNMDTDLRTKTDQDLRRKDMDFRQRFQTGFGDTDLRVVGAGFTDTSTKSDIDLRQMLSLPFKPAPSHIPCTEIDASISSHPPMTYKVYVVDIPRPDYTGLKLTKNDAQVKYDPRLRKIFRIGKVELADSPMSPPPVKPDTPKSPPQVRSDPRRKALEASNLSSQNVNASMMKTVQQSPMEISNIGMGTGGMPVPQVMPGPQGMQGGQGMMPMGPNPMLGNMGPMGPMMNAPMGPQSMSPMGIAGISNMPPGIPLNGPPVVPQSQINFDPRFNVQRNNGAGLLGPAPGVGFGPDVNSSYDGAANYSGGNFNNFGPSPGPVPPDSSIMGFNPNGPNPNFGMDGPEWNGTNQNRRGGRIRRRNRNRTNIVTNN, encoded by the exons ATGGCATTAGAGAGTGTTTCCGCGGCTGAGACTCTAATCCAAAG TAATAATGACAATGACTTGGAAGATGGAGAAATTCCGTCTGATGAAGATGACGAGCCTGTACCACCGCCTGTAATTGATGATACCGTTAAAAATGCATCAAAGGCAGATACATCAAAAAATAAAACCTTTGATTCTaaatttagtaaaaataaaaagCCCAGCGTTCaaggaggtagtaagcatgACAGATTTTTAAAGTATAAAAGTCCAACGGAAGATTGGGCTGGAGATGTTGAGAAAGCAATTAGAGCAGCTCTAGAAGAGGATGGTGCTAGAAATCAAGATTCTAAAtctaagaataaaaataatagaaataagAGTAGGAAAAGGCTACGCGATGAAAGGGAAGAAGACCGTAGCAAGGATCAGAAG AGACGAAAGGTGAGCGACGATGAAAACGTTAACGACGATGAAGATGAGATGTTATTTGTGAGAGGTGCTTCACCTGTTAGGAAAGATTCGCAAGAAAATAGTTCTCCTAGACATACCAATGAACATGAAAACTTCGACAGTAATTCCGATTATGATGAAAGGCCTAATGTAAATCGACATAGGGATAATGATACTAAACGTGGCAATAcaaggggagggggagggggaggag GACGGAGAGGAGGTAAAAATGAACGTGGCGGTAAAAATAAAACTCGCGGGCAAATGCGAAATGACAGAAATGGACGAAGAAATCAAAATAACGATCACAATCAAGATCCGGATGCTATATGCGTTTATTACATGCAAGGAAAATGTCATAGAGGAGATGATtgccctttttcgcataatgcaTTACCACCTAGAAAAATGGAACTGTGTAAATTTTATCTTATGGACTGTTGTGCAAAGAGAGACAAATGTCTTTACATGCATCATGATTtcccatgtaaatttttccataCAGGATTAAAGTGCAATCAGGGAGAAAATTGTAAATTTTCTCATCAACCTTTGAACGAACAG GTGAAAGGAATTTTACTGAAACACTTGGAAACAGCACCAAAGGAAATTCTTGGTGATTTTCCACGGTTAAGTAGGGATGGAGCAATGTTAATGATAAATAACACAGCAAGAACGCTAGCTCAGGGTCAAGAGGTGACaaatcaaaaaattccaagtctTTTTGATTTAAACGTGACTGCGCCAATTAATACCACAGAGAAAAGTAATGAAAAGGAAGAGAAAG AAGAGCACACACCTCAACAGAAAAGTGTTAGAGAAAGAAAACCATCTGGTAAAAAAACTCGATGGGGTTCTGACGAGGACAGAGTTCCGTATGAACAAATTATGCTATTACAATCAGCTAATGAGTTTGGTTTGCAACTTCCCAATGCTGCACTAGGTTTAGCAACTCAACAGCAACTACATCAAAAACCATTGATACCACAATCTATACCAAACATGGACTTTTATACCGAAGCCAATTCTGAATTGAATAAAAATACTTTAagtaaagtacgagacagagaaGATTTTACAAAGGATGTAGAAGAGGATGAAATTTTAGAACag GCAAAAAAGAAAGATACCTCTGTACTTGAAAATTCGAAAGATATAGATTTAAGACAATTGTTAAAAACCTCGAAAAAATCGCCACCTGTTGTTAGTATAGCTGACGAAGTAGCAAATCTTACTAAATCTAAGTTTGACGAAGAGAGTGACCAGGATGAAGAAACTGACCTTGTGATTGAAGTGCCAACCGAAGACGATGATAAACAGAAAGACAAAAGTACAGATCAAGAAG AAACGACGTGTACCGCAAATGAACAAAGTATTAATCTCAGTGCCTCTTCGCCACATGCGGAAGAGCAAGAAGTGCCGACTCActtaccaaaaaaagcacaggaatTATTTATGCGTATTCAACAACAACAACGGGCAGCTCAAGATAGCTTtaaaaatatggaaaatgagTGCTCTACGCGAAACACAGATCAAATTCTAGAAGACTGGTATTCAGACGATGAGGATGACGACGATGACGATGAAGGCGGCAATCTTACAATAGTACTTTCTAATAAGGACACTTCGAAAGAAGAGAATGAATTTACAGAAAAGACACAGAATATCGTCATTAAAGAAGAATTTCAACCTCAAACTTCGACACCTGCCATACCCCAACCAGCAGCTATCGTAGACAAACTCGGTGATTTGAGTAAAATTGATATTAGTGCCGAAGTGTCCAAGTTACTATCATCGCTTAAAGCGCATAGTTCAACGACGAGTAAATCTGGTCAACAGTCTGCCAATGGGCAGGATTATCTTTCAAAAGTTAAATCCTCACCAGACAGAATGTCGTCGGACGAATCTAATAGCCAAAATAAAATGAGTATTGGTACAACATTCAGTACTTCGAGTCAGTTGATGAAAATTGAGAATGAAACATCAAGTCCACGTTCCTCACCTGGAATGAGCTCCGTGCCTGTGTCCAGAGATCCTCGCATGTCTCGAGATCCAAGACAACGCAGAGACGAACAGAAGTCAAGTAGCCCCAGTAGAATagaatgtaaaaaggaatcaaAGCATCTTCGATTGGAAACGAGCAtctatagttctggtattaccgCAGTTGACACCAATATGGACACAGATCTTCGTACTAAAACAGATCAAGATCTCAGAAGAAAAGATATGGATTTCAGACAACGATTTCAGACTGGTTTTGGAGATACAGATCTTCGAGTTGTTGGTGCAGGTTTTACAGATACATCCACTAAATCTGACATTGATTTACGGCAAATGTTAAGTCTACCATTCAAACCAGCACCATCGCACATACCTTGCACGGAAATAGATGCAAGTATTTCTTCGCATCCTCCGATGACGTACAAAGTATACGTTGTTGATATACCGAGACCCGATTATACGGGTCTGAAACTTACCAAGAATGATGCACAGGTGAAATACGATCCACGTTTAAGGAAGATATTTAGAATTGGTAAAGTTGAATTAGCTGATTCTCCTATGTCTCCGCCTCCAGTAAAACCCGATACTCCGAAGTCGCCCCCACAAGTCCGATCTGATCCACGTCGTAAAGCTCTTGAGGCTTCCAACTTATCTTCTCAAAATGTAAATGCTTCCATGATGAAAACTGTACAACAGTCACCAATGGAAATATCAAACATAGGAATGGGTACTGGTGGAATGCCTGTTCCTCAGGTTATGCCTGGACCACAAGGTATGCAAGGGGGACAAGGTATGATGCCTATGGGTCCAAATCCGATGCTTGGAAACATGGGCCCAATGGGACCTATGATGAACGCTCCTATGGGACCTCAAAGTATGTCGCCGATGGGAATTGCAGGAATATCCAATATGCCGCCAGGTATACCTCTTAATGGACCACCAGTTGTGCCTCAAAGTCAAATAAACTTTGATCCACGTTTCAACGTTCAACGTAACAACGGAGCCGGACTTTTAGGCCCAGCACCTGGTGTAGGTTTTGGACCAGATGTTAATTCTTCGTATGATGGTGCAGCCAATTATTCTGGTGGTAATTTCAATAACTTTGGTCCCAGTCCTGGTCCAGTACCGCCAGATTCCAGTATAATGGGGTTCAATCCAAATGGACCGAATCCAAATTTTGGAATGGATGGACCAGAGTGGAATGGAACGAATCAAAATAGACGTGGTGGCCGAATTAGGCGGCGAAATCGAAACAGGACCAATATCGTGACTAATAATTAA